Proteins from one Bradyrhizobium roseum genomic window:
- the denD gene encoding D-erythronate dehydrogenase, whose amino-acid sequence MHILILGAAGMVGRKLTERLLRDGRLGHHDITRMTLQDVVAPTKPANASIPITVVASDFADAGAAEPLIAHRPEVIFHLAAIVSGEAEAEFDKGYRINLDGTRHLIDAIRHAGGGYKPRLVFTSSIAVFGAPFPEKIGDEFFHTPLTSYGTQKSICELLINDYTRKGMLDGISIRLPTICVRPGKPNKAASGFFSNIIREPLAGEEAVLPVSDDVQHWHASPKSAVGFLVHAGTMDLNAMGPRRNLSMPGLAATVGEQIAALDRVAGKNVVARIKRVPDPTIISIVSGWPRDFVTDRALKLGFTTAEKTFDDIIRIHIEDELGGKFAG is encoded by the coding sequence TTGCACATTCTGATTTTGGGCGCCGCCGGCATGGTGGGCCGCAAATTGACCGAACGGCTGCTGCGTGACGGCCGCCTCGGCCACCACGATATCACCCGCATGACGTTGCAGGACGTGGTGGCGCCGACCAAGCCCGCGAACGCCTCGATTCCGATCACCGTCGTGGCGTCCGATTTCGCCGATGCCGGCGCAGCGGAGCCCTTGATCGCGCACCGGCCGGAGGTGATCTTTCATCTCGCTGCGATCGTCTCCGGCGAAGCGGAGGCCGAGTTCGACAAGGGCTACCGGATCAACCTCGACGGCACCCGCCATTTGATCGACGCCATCCGCCACGCCGGCGGCGGCTACAAGCCGCGGCTGGTGTTCACGTCCTCGATTGCGGTGTTCGGCGCGCCGTTCCCGGAAAAGATCGGCGATGAATTTTTCCATACCCCGCTGACCAGCTACGGCACGCAGAAGTCGATCTGTGAACTCTTGATCAACGACTACACCCGCAAGGGCATGCTCGACGGCATCTCGATCCGCCTGCCGACGATCTGCGTGCGGCCGGGCAAGCCGAACAAGGCGGCCTCCGGCTTCTTCTCCAACATCATCCGCGAGCCGCTGGCGGGCGAGGAAGCGGTGCTGCCGGTTTCCGACGACGTGCAGCACTGGCACGCCTCGCCGAAATCAGCGGTCGGATTCCTGGTGCACGCCGGCACCATGGACCTCAACGCGATGGGGCCTCGGCGCAACCTGAGCATGCCCGGCCTCGCGGCGACCGTCGGCGAGCAGATCGCGGCGCTCGACCGCGTCGCCGGCAAGAACGTCGTCGCGCGCATCAAGCGGGTACCCGATCCGACCATCATCAGCATCGTATCCGGCTGGCCGCGTGATTTCGTCACCGACCGCGCGCTCAAGCTCGGCTTCACCACCGCCGAGAAAACCTTCGACGACATCATCCGGATCCACATCGAGGACGAACTCGGCGGCAAGTTCGCAGGCTGA
- the eda gene encoding bifunctional 4-hydroxy-2-oxoglutarate aldolase/2-dehydro-3-deoxy-phosphogluconate aldolase, with protein sequence MTAASRQQQLADIFKSATVIPVLTIERVEDAVPLARALVAGGVHVLEVTLRTPVAIDAAKAMIAEVPDAIVGIGTILNGGDLARATALGAKFGISPGATPELLKAAAASDLPFAPGIATASELMQALAVGFDIVKFFPAEQAGGIKALRALAGPFPNIRVCPTGGIGEANAATWLAEPNVVAVGGSWLCPADEIRSGNWAGITAMCERTMKSLKAVPR encoded by the coding sequence ATGACCGCAGCATCGAGGCAGCAACAGCTCGCCGACATCTTCAAATCCGCCACCGTCATCCCCGTGCTCACCATCGAGCGGGTGGAAGACGCGGTGCCGCTGGCGCGCGCGCTGGTTGCGGGTGGGGTGCATGTGCTGGAAGTGACGCTGCGAACGCCGGTCGCCATCGACGCTGCCAAGGCCATGATCGCGGAGGTGCCGGACGCCATCGTCGGCATCGGCACGATTCTGAACGGGGGCGATCTGGCGCGGGCCACCGCGCTCGGAGCCAAATTCGGCATCAGCCCCGGGGCGACGCCGGAACTGTTGAAGGCCGCGGCCGCGAGCGACCTGCCGTTCGCGCCGGGGATCGCCACGGCGTCCGAACTGATGCAGGCGCTGGCGGTCGGCTTCGATATCGTCAAATTCTTTCCCGCCGAGCAGGCCGGCGGTATCAAGGCACTTCGGGCACTGGCCGGGCCGTTTCCCAATATCAGGGTATGCCCGACCGGCGGCATCGGCGAGGCCAATGCCGCGACCTGGCTCGCCGAGCCGAACGTCGTGGCGGTCGGCGGTTCCTGGCTGTGCCCGGCCGACGAGATCAGGTCCGGCAACTGGGCCGGCATAACGGCCATGTGCGAGCGGACGATGAAATCGCTGAAAGCCGTACCAAGATAG
- a CDS encoding acetyl-CoA acetyltransferase has product MTASIVGWAHTPFGKFDAETVESLVVKVATEALADAGISAGDVDEIVLGHFNAGFSPQDFTASLVLQADPKLRFKPATRVENACATGSAAVHQGIRAIASGAAKIVLVVGVEQMTRTPGPEIGKYLLKASYLPEDGDTVGGFAGVFGKIAQSYFQKYGDQSDALAMIAAKNHKNGVANPYAQMRKDFGYEFCRAESEKNPFVAGPLKRTDCSLVSDGAAALVLTDSETAKTMGKAVNFRATAHAQDFLPMSKRDILQFEGCTVAWQRALAQAGVELSDLSFVETHDCFTVAELIEYEAMGLTPRGQGARAIKEGWTQKDGKLPINPSGGLKAKGHPIGATGVSMHVMSAMQLTGQAPEGMQLKNAKLAGIFNMGGAAVANYVSVLEAAK; this is encoded by the coding sequence ATGACAGCCAGCATCGTGGGGTGGGCGCACACACCGTTCGGCAAGTTCGACGCGGAAACCGTCGAGAGCCTGGTGGTGAAGGTGGCGACCGAAGCGCTGGCCGATGCCGGCATCTCGGCCGGCGACGTCGACGAGATCGTGCTCGGGCATTTCAATGCCGGCTTCTCGCCGCAGGATTTTACGGCCTCGCTGGTGCTGCAGGCCGATCCAAAGCTGCGCTTCAAGCCGGCCACGCGGGTGGAAAATGCCTGCGCCACCGGTTCGGCGGCGGTGCACCAGGGCATCCGCGCGATCGCCTCGGGCGCAGCCAAAATCGTGCTGGTGGTCGGCGTCGAGCAGATGACGCGGACGCCGGGCCCGGAGATCGGAAAGTACCTGCTGAAGGCCTCCTATCTGCCGGAGGATGGCGACACTGTCGGCGGCTTTGCCGGCGTGTTCGGCAAGATCGCGCAGAGCTATTTCCAGAAATATGGCGACCAGTCGGACGCGCTGGCGATGATCGCGGCCAAGAACCACAAGAACGGCGTCGCCAATCCCTACGCCCAGATGCGCAAGGATTTTGGCTACGAGTTCTGCCGCGCCGAGAGCGAGAAGAATCCGTTTGTCGCCGGTCCCCTGAAGCGCACCGACTGTTCGCTGGTGTCGGACGGCGCGGCGGCGCTGGTGCTGACGGATTCGGAAACCGCCAAGACCATGGGCAAGGCGGTGAACTTCCGCGCCACCGCGCATGCGCAGGATTTCCTGCCGATGTCCAAGCGCGACATTCTGCAGTTCGAAGGCTGCACGGTGGCCTGGCAGCGCGCGCTGGCGCAGGCCGGCGTGGAGTTGTCCGATCTGTCGTTCGTCGAAACCCATGACTGCTTCACCGTCGCCGAACTGATCGAATATGAAGCGATGGGGCTGACGCCGCGCGGGCAGGGCGCCCGTGCCATCAAGGAAGGCTGGACCCAGAAGGACGGCAAGCTGCCGATCAATCCGTCCGGCGGGTTGAAGGCCAAGGGCCACCCGATCGGCGCCACCGGCGTCTCCATGCACGTGATGAGCGCGATGCAGCTCACGGGCCAGGCGCCGGAAGGCATGCA
- a CDS encoding carbohydrate ABC transporter permease — MTDLPTSRIDLKAVLAGTSPTVAKDDHSEGMSYLQSVPRRMVTLYMPLAIIVFVLLFPFYWMGLTAIKPDEQLLDLDKYNPFWTWNPTLKHFYKLLFDSHYPLWLWNTMYVAVCATILSIVASVLAAYAIVRLRYRGAHWVGGLIFLSYLVPPSILFIPLATVVFQYGLFDSPLALILTYPTILIPFSTWLLMGYFKTIPFELEECALIDGASRWQILVKIVLPLAIPGLISAFIFCFTLCWNEFIYALTFLQSTSNKTVPVAIVNEFVDGDVYRWGSLMAGALAGSLPLVILYAFFVEHYVSAMTGAVKE; from the coding sequence ATGACTGATCTCCCGACCTCGCGGATCGATCTCAAGGCTGTGCTTGCCGGAACATCACCGACGGTCGCCAAGGACGATCACAGCGAGGGCATGAGCTATCTGCAGTCGGTGCCGCGCCGGATGGTGACGCTGTATATGCCGCTGGCGATCATCGTGTTCGTGCTGCTGTTTCCGTTCTACTGGATGGGACTGACGGCGATCAAACCGGATGAGCAACTGCTCGACCTCGACAAGTACAATCCGTTCTGGACCTGGAATCCGACCCTCAAGCACTTTTATAAGCTGCTGTTCGACAGCCACTATCCGCTATGGTTGTGGAACACGATGTATGTAGCCGTCTGCGCCACCATCCTGTCGATCGTCGCCAGCGTGCTGGCGGCCTACGCGATCGTGCGGCTGCGCTATCGCGGTGCGCACTGGGTCGGCGGGCTGATCTTCCTGTCCTACCTGGTGCCGCCGTCGATCCTGTTCATTCCGCTCGCGACCGTCGTGTTCCAGTACGGGCTGTTCGACTCGCCGCTCGCGCTGATCCTGACCTATCCGACCATCCTGATCCCGTTCTCGACCTGGCTTTTGATGGGGTACTTCAAGACCATCCCGTTCGAGCTCGAAGAATGCGCGCTGATCGACGGCGCCAGCCGCTGGCAGATCCTGGTCAAGATCGTGCTGCCGCTGGCGATCCCGGGCCTGATCTCCGCGTTCATCTTCTGCTTTACGCTATGCTGGAACGAGTTCATCTATGCGCTGACCTTCCTGCAGTCGACCAGCAACAAGACGGTGCCGGTGGCGATCGTCAACGAATTCGTCGACGGCGACGTCTATCGCTGGGGCTCGCTGATGGCGGGCGCATTGGCCGGCTCGCTGCCGCTCGTTATCCTTTACGCCTTCTTCGTTGAGCATTATGTGTCGGCGATGACGGGAGCCGTAAAAGAGTAG
- a CDS encoding sugar kinase gives MSKVACIGECMIELKQAQGDEPGLFSRGYGGDTLNTAVYLSRLGVSVDYITALGDDSLSEEMISGWAAEGIGTSRVARLPGKLPGLYMIQTDEKGERRFFHWRDSAAARSLMELPQTPEILGALAGYDMVYLSAITLSLYGPEGRGRLFAALDRAREQGVRFAFDTNFRARGWPDLDLARAVFQQAFAAADIVLASTEDLLPLYPGMTSEALLARISGAEVVLKLSEPASIVRLDGVPYPIKAKPVEAPVVDTTAAGDSFAAAYVAARLRGADPIEAARIGHRLAGVVVCHPGAIIPRAEMPPGLVPNHVNSRKVSS, from the coding sequence ATGAGCAAGGTAGCGTGCATCGGCGAGTGCATGATCGAGCTCAAACAGGCCCAGGGGGATGAGCCCGGCCTGTTTTCGCGGGGCTATGGCGGCGATACGCTCAACACGGCCGTCTATCTGTCTCGGCTCGGCGTCAGCGTCGACTACATCACGGCGCTCGGGGACGACAGCCTGAGCGAGGAGATGATCTCCGGCTGGGCGGCGGAGGGGATCGGGACCTCGCGGGTCGCGCGGCTGCCGGGCAAGCTGCCGGGCCTCTATATGATCCAGACCGACGAGAAAGGCGAGCGGCGGTTCTTCCACTGGCGCGACAGCGCCGCGGCGCGGAGCCTGATGGAGCTGCCGCAAACGCCGGAGATCCTGGGCGCACTGGCCGGCTATGACATGGTCTATCTGTCCGCGATCACGCTCTCGCTGTACGGCCCGGAAGGCCGGGGGCGGCTGTTCGCGGCACTCGATCGCGCCCGCGAACAGGGCGTGCGGTTCGCTTTCGACACCAATTTTCGCGCCCGCGGCTGGCCCGATCTCGACCTGGCGCGCGCCGTCTTCCAGCAGGCCTTTGCTGCGGCCGACATCGTGCTGGCCTCCACGGAGGATCTGCTGCCGCTCTATCCAGGCATGACCAGCGAAGCCCTGCTGGCGCGGATCTCGGGGGCCGAAGTGGTGTTGAAGCTCTCGGAGCCGGCGAGCATCGTCCGCCTGGATGGCGTGCCGTATCCGATCAAGGCGAAGCCGGTGGAGGCGCCCGTCGTCGACACGACGGCGGCCGGCGACAGTTTCGCCGCCGCCTATGTGGCGGCGCGTCTTAGGGGCGCCGACCCGATCGAGGCTGCCCGTATCGGGCATCGCCTGGCCGGCGTTGTGGTATGCCATCCCGGGGCGATCATCCCGCGCGCGGAAATGCCGCCCGGCCTGGTCCCGAACCACGTCAATTCCCGCAAGGTATCGTCATGA